Proteins found in one Amycolatopsis aidingensis genomic segment:
- a CDS encoding ABC transporter permease → MSERLASRPRSRREPDRPRRVRIDPDWIRRNGVYVALALLLVINIAITDNFVSDATLRLQLIQVTPVLIVALGMALVIGTQGIDLSVGAVMALAAALIPLYIGYGTAVAITIAVLAGGISGALAGTLVARVGVQPIIATLGIMVAGRGVANLFGGEIKSIRDPGVVALGSGSLLGVPYVVVIAAVVAATTWFLVRRSTFGRQLVAIGGNKRAAELAGLPVRRVLLTTYVLCGLLAALAGVLLAARSQASDPTKVGLLVELSAITAVVLGGTPLSGGQVRIAGTIAGALLMQLITATLIFHDIPDSTAQIAQAVIVVAAVYVQLGRRKARS, encoded by the coding sequence ATGAGTGAGCGCCTTGCCAGCAGGCCGCGGTCGCGCCGGGAACCGGACCGCCCCCGACGGGTGCGGATCGACCCGGACTGGATCCGGCGCAACGGTGTCTATGTGGCGCTGGCGCTGCTCCTGGTGATCAACATCGCGATCACGGACAACTTCGTCAGCGACGCCACTCTGCGGTTGCAGCTGATCCAGGTGACCCCGGTGCTGATCGTGGCCCTGGGGATGGCGCTGGTCATCGGCACCCAGGGCATCGACCTGTCGGTGGGGGCGGTGATGGCGCTTGCCGCCGCGCTGATCCCGCTCTACATCGGCTACGGCACGGCGGTGGCGATCACCATCGCCGTGCTCGCGGGCGGGATCAGCGGTGCACTCGCCGGCACTCTGGTGGCGCGGGTCGGGGTGCAGCCGATCATCGCCACCCTCGGCATCATGGTCGCCGGGCGCGGGGTGGCGAACCTGTTCGGCGGGGAGATCAAGAGCATCCGCGATCCCGGAGTGGTCGCGCTGGGTTCGGGCAGCCTGCTCGGCGTCCCGTACGTGGTGGTGATCGCGGCCGTGGTCGCGGCGACGACCTGGTTCCTGGTGCGCCGCAGTACCTTCGGCAGGCAGCTGGTGGCCATCGGCGGTAACAAGCGGGCTGCGGAGCTCGCCGGGCTACCGGTGCGCAGGGTGCTGCTCACCACCTATGTCCTGTGTGGACTGCTCGCCGCGCTGGCCGGGGTGCTGCTGGCGGCCCGGTCGCAGGCCAGCGACCCGACCAAGGTCGGCCTGCTGGTCGAGCTGTCCGCGATCACCGCCGTGGTGCTGGGCGGAACGCCGCTTTCCGGTGGGCAGGTGCGGATCGCGGGCACCATCGCGGGCGCGCTGCTCATGCAGCTCATCACCGCCACGCTGATCTTCCACGACATCCCGGACTCCACCGCGCAGATCGCGCAGGCGGTGATCGTGGTGGCCGCGGTCTACGTGCAACTCGGGCGCAGGAAGGCGAGATCATGA
- a CDS encoding sugar ABC transporter ATP-binding protein, whose protein sequence is MLETEGVTKSFGGVHALRGVDFSLVKGEIHALVGENGAGKSTLIKVLTGVHRPDGGVVRFAGEEVEFHRPAEAQRAGISTIYQEVNLVPLLSVARNVFLGREPRNRFGLIDTAAMNRRAAELVGSLGVEIDVTGELGRLGLGVQQMVALARAMSVDSRVVIMDEPTSSLEAKEVTTLFRVARELAGRGVGIVFVSHRLDELWQLCDRVTVLRDGSRVHTGPMAELDRVTLVAHMLGRDAGEVARGGATGFAGNHHQDREPALTAEGIEVRNRLHGVGLSVRPGEVLGLGGLLGSGRSETVKAVYGALPVRSGSVEVGGRRVRPNSVRHALRAGVALLSEDRKAEGIIPALSVRDNIALAVLPRLARAGIVSERRIDELVDTFIRRLRIKVASPAQQVRELSGGNQQKVLIARWLCTEPTVFLLDEPTRGIDVGAKAEVQALIDELAGQGLAVVLVSSEMDELVEGADRIVVLHDGTVTGELAGDRMTSAALLAALAGSDEEGDDE, encoded by the coding sequence GTGCTGGAAACCGAGGGCGTAACCAAGTCGTTCGGCGGCGTGCACGCGCTGCGGGGCGTGGATTTCTCGCTCGTCAAGGGCGAGATCCACGCTCTGGTGGGCGAGAACGGAGCCGGAAAGTCAACGTTGATCAAGGTGCTCACCGGCGTGCACCGGCCGGACGGCGGGGTGGTGCGGTTCGCCGGCGAGGAGGTGGAGTTCCACCGGCCTGCCGAGGCCCAGCGGGCCGGGATCTCCACCATCTACCAGGAGGTCAACCTGGTCCCGCTGCTGTCGGTGGCGCGCAACGTCTTCCTCGGCCGTGAGCCGCGGAACCGGTTCGGCCTCATCGACACCGCCGCGATGAACCGTCGGGCCGCGGAGCTGGTCGGCTCGCTCGGTGTCGAGATCGACGTCACCGGGGAGCTCGGCCGACTCGGCCTCGGGGTGCAGCAGATGGTGGCGCTCGCGCGGGCGATGTCGGTGGACAGCCGGGTGGTCATCATGGACGAGCCGACCTCGTCGCTGGAGGCCAAGGAGGTCACGACGCTGTTCCGGGTGGCGCGCGAGCTCGCGGGCCGCGGGGTCGGGATCGTCTTCGTCTCGCACCGGCTGGACGAACTGTGGCAGCTGTGCGACCGGGTCACCGTGCTGCGCGACGGCAGCCGGGTGCACACCGGCCCGATGGCCGAGCTGGACCGGGTCACCCTGGTCGCGCACATGCTCGGCCGGGACGCGGGGGAGGTGGCGCGCGGCGGGGCGACCGGCTTCGCGGGCAACCACCACCAGGACCGCGAGCCCGCGCTCACGGCGGAGGGCATCGAGGTCCGTAACCGGCTGCACGGCGTCGGGCTGTCGGTGCGGCCGGGGGAGGTACTCGGCCTCGGCGGGTTACTCGGGTCCGGCCGCAGCGAGACGGTCAAGGCGGTGTACGGGGCGCTTCCGGTGCGGTCGGGCAGCGTCGAGGTCGGTGGGCGGCGGGTGCGGCCCAACTCGGTGCGGCACGCGCTGCGCGCCGGGGTCGCGCTGCTGTCCGAGGACCGCAAGGCCGAGGGCATCATCCCGGCCCTTTCGGTGCGCGACAACATCGCGCTGGCTGTGCTGCCGCGGCTGGCCCGCGCGGGCATCGTGTCCGAGCGGCGGATCGACGAACTGGTGGACACCTTCATCCGCCGCCTGCGGATCAAGGTGGCAAGCCCGGCGCAGCAGGTGCGCGAGCTTTCCGGCGGCAACCAGCAGAAGGTGCTGATCGCCCGCTGGCTGTGCACCGAGCCCACCGTGTTCCTGCTGGACGAGCCCACCCGCGGGATCGACGTCGGGGCCAAAGCCGAGGTGCAGGCCCTGATCGACGAGCTGGCCGGGCAGGGGCTCGCGGTGGTGCTGGTCTCCAGCGAGATGGACGAGCTGGTGGAGGGCGCCGACCGGATCGTGGTGCTGCACGACGGCACCGTGACGGGGGAGCTGGCCGGCGACCGGATGACCAGCGCCGCACTGCTCGCGGCACTGGCCGGGTCCGATGAGGAGGGCGACGATGAGTGA
- a CDS encoding ABC transporter substrate-binding protein, with amino-acid sequence MTSTTPRRLLASAAVFGLALAGCTNPGTSEDTAPAGGGDGGDQQVVKESSGEGCTLADYGAEKIDLADAVVGFSQSEPDTAAFRAAETKSIRQAAKEAGVRDLLVTNANNELPKQIADIQNMLSQGIDFLIVAPVNSDGLDPALNAAKQQGVPVLTIDRKVTNTHCEDYVAFLGSDFYEQGKRAADALNEATGGTAKVAVLLGSSGNNVTEDRNSGFQDQVKAQYSGLEIVAEQTANFARDEGQAVAEQLIQSNPDINAIYAHNDEMALGAVTAVQAAGLDPGQDVKIVSIDGTRNAVQAIVDGDINAVIESNPRFGPLAFETAEKFYAGEPIPEDVIIEDDEYNADNAEANIGNAF; translated from the coding sequence ATGACCAGTACCACACCCCGGCGCCTGCTCGCCTCCGCCGCCGTGTTCGGCCTGGCGCTTGCCGGCTGTACCAACCCGGGAACCAGTGAGGACACCGCTCCCGCCGGAGGTGGCGACGGCGGTGACCAGCAGGTGGTCAAGGAAAGCTCCGGCGAGGGCTGCACGCTGGCGGACTACGGCGCCGAGAAGATCGACCTCGCCGATGCCGTGGTCGGGTTCTCCCAGTCCGAACCGGACACCGCGGCCTTCCGCGCCGCCGAGACGAAGTCGATCCGGCAGGCGGCGAAGGAAGCCGGGGTGCGAGACCTGCTGGTCACCAATGCGAACAACGAGCTGCCCAAGCAGATCGCCGATATCCAGAACATGCTCAGCCAGGGCATCGACTTCCTCATCGTGGCGCCGGTGAACTCGGACGGGCTGGACCCCGCACTGAACGCGGCCAAGCAACAGGGCGTCCCGGTGCTCACCATCGACCGCAAGGTGACCAACACCCACTGCGAGGACTACGTCGCCTTCCTCGGCTCCGACTTCTACGAGCAGGGCAAGCGGGCCGCGGACGCGCTGAACGAGGCCACCGGTGGTACGGCGAAGGTGGCCGTGCTGCTCGGGTCGTCCGGCAACAACGTCACCGAGGACCGCAACTCCGGGTTCCAGGACCAGGTCAAGGCGCAGTACTCCGGCCTGGAGATCGTCGCCGAGCAGACCGCGAACTTCGCGCGGGACGAGGGACAGGCTGTCGCCGAGCAGCTGATTCAGTCCAATCCGGACATCAACGCCATCTACGCGCACAACGACGAGATGGCGCTCGGCGCGGTGACCGCGGTGCAGGCCGCCGGGCTGGACCCCGGCCAGGATGTGAAGATCGTTTCCATTGACGGCACCCGCAACGCGGTTCAGGCCATTGTGGATGGAGATATCAACGCGGTCATCGAGTCGAACCCGCGGTTCGGCCCGCTGGCCTTCGAGACGGCCGAGAAGTTCTATGCGGGCGAGCCGATCCCCGAAGACGTGATCATCGAGGATGACGAGTACAACGCGGACAACGCCGAGGCCAACATCGGCAATGCCTTCTAG
- a CDS encoding LamG-like jellyroll fold domain-containing protein yields MVVTAAPAAARPADDGWEMGDPRLVTPWTEQVSPDNALPEYPRPQLTRRKWQNLNGVWEFAGATQGEEPPFGETLGERVLVPYPIESALSGIQRHEDYMWYRRTFTVPRNWQVGRWNKLMLNFGAVDYDAAVYVNGQQVATHRGGYGAFSADVTDALTRSGEQEIVVGVEDRTDATWQPVGKQRRVPDRGIFYEGASGIWQTVWMEPVPRSSVETLDMVPDIETNTLGLTVNTQGRQDPDLRATVIVRDGHRVVGFKTGPANERLRVPVPDAKLWSPDSPFLYDLEVVLSDGWWPLERVSSYFGMREIGTAKGADGKLRITLNGEILFHMSTLDQGYWPDGIYTAPTDEALRFDLEQHKELGFNTVRKHIKTEPDRWYYHADQLGLLVWQDMPSMRTGGRPPADAQRQFEAELDELVEEKKNWTSVIGWVPFNEGWAEWSREATGRIAEEVKQQDPTRLVNAHSGVNCCASLGDSGKGDIIDWHAYPGPAKPSPDATRAAIDGEHGGYGLEVENHMWFGEGHAYRMMPDKESLTQAYVDNQREVLNAAQRCGIGGAIYTQITDVEHEVNGFFTYDRQVPKMDFDRVRAINEKIIREADGSGDGGPEPDPGTPGLQGVHAYKFNEGSGSTAADAVGDADATLTGTEWAEGVHEGGLSFTGAGQADLGAPLLDTGGSYSASAWVKLDEAGGGFQTVVSQDTGQHSAFFLQYSGQDQRWAMSFVGLRALSPTKPEPGRWYHLTGVRDAEAGTLELYVDGEKVDSKSACSAAGSGGNTVIGRAEYGGQQVDFLHGDVDDVRLFDRALSAEEVAELAAAGE; encoded by the coding sequence ATGGTCGTGACCGCGGCTCCGGCCGCCGCACGGCCCGCCGACGATGGCTGGGAGATGGGGGATCCGCGCCTGGTCACCCCGTGGACCGAGCAGGTGTCCCCGGACAACGCGCTGCCGGAGTACCCCCGGCCCCAGCTGACCCGCCGGAAGTGGCAGAACCTCAACGGGGTCTGGGAGTTCGCCGGTGCCACCCAGGGCGAGGAGCCGCCGTTCGGCGAGACGCTGGGTGAGCGGGTCCTGGTGCCGTATCCCATCGAGTCCGCGCTGTCCGGAATCCAGCGGCACGAGGACTACATGTGGTACCGCCGCACCTTCACCGTGCCGAGGAACTGGCAGGTGGGCCGGTGGAACAAGCTGATGCTCAACTTCGGCGCCGTGGACTACGACGCGGCCGTCTACGTGAACGGGCAGCAGGTCGCCACGCACCGTGGCGGCTACGGCGCGTTCTCCGCCGATGTCACCGATGCGCTCACCCGCTCCGGTGAGCAGGAAATCGTGGTCGGGGTCGAGGACCGCACCGACGCGACCTGGCAGCCGGTCGGCAAGCAGCGCCGGGTGCCCGACCGCGGCATCTTCTACGAGGGCGCCTCCGGGATCTGGCAGACCGTCTGGATGGAGCCGGTGCCGCGTTCCTCCGTCGAGACCCTCGACATGGTCCCGGACATCGAAACGAACACCCTTGGCCTGACGGTGAACACCCAGGGCCGCCAGGACCCGGACCTGCGGGCCACCGTGATCGTGCGGGACGGCCACCGCGTCGTCGGCTTCAAGACCGGGCCCGCGAACGAGCGGCTGCGAGTCCCGGTGCCGGACGCCAAGCTCTGGTCCCCGGATTCCCCGTTCCTCTACGACCTCGAGGTCGTCCTCAGCGACGGCTGGTGGCCACTCGAGCGAGTGTCCTCCTACTTCGGGATGCGCGAGATCGGTACCGCCAAGGGCGCGGACGGCAAGCTGCGGATCACCCTCAACGGCGAGATCCTCTTCCATATGTCCACATTGGACCAGGGGTACTGGCCGGACGGTATCTACACCGCGCCAACCGACGAGGCGCTGCGCTTCGATCTCGAGCAGCACAAGGAACTCGGCTTCAACACCGTGCGCAAGCACATCAAGACCGAACCCGACCGCTGGTACTACCACGCGGACCAGCTCGGCCTGCTGGTCTGGCAGGACATGCCCTCGATGCGCACCGGCGGCCGCCCACCTGCCGACGCCCAGCGGCAGTTCGAGGCCGAGCTGGACGAGCTGGTCGAGGAGAAGAAGAACTGGACCTCCGTGATCGGCTGGGTTCCGTTCAACGAGGGCTGGGCGGAATGGTCGCGGGAGGCCACCGGCCGGATCGCCGAGGAGGTCAAGCAGCAGGACCCCACCCGCCTTGTCAACGCGCACAGCGGGGTGAACTGCTGTGCCTCGCTCGGTGACTCGGGCAAGGGCGACATCATCGACTGGCACGCCTACCCCGGACCCGCCAAGCCGAGCCCGGACGCCACCCGCGCCGCGATCGACGGCGAGCACGGCGGCTACGGCCTCGAGGTGGAGAACCACATGTGGTTCGGCGAGGGGCACGCCTACCGGATGATGCCGGACAAGGAGTCGCTGACACAGGCCTATGTGGACAACCAGCGCGAGGTGCTGAACGCGGCGCAGCGCTGCGGGATCGGCGGGGCCATCTACACCCAGATCACCGATGTCGAGCACGAGGTGAACGGCTTCTTCACCTATGACCGGCAGGTGCCGAAGATGGACTTCGACCGGGTGCGCGCGATCAACGAGAAGATCATCCGGGAGGCCGACGGCAGCGGGGACGGCGGACCGGAGCCAGATCCCGGCACCCCGGGCCTGCAGGGCGTGCACGCCTACAAGTTCAACGAGGGCAGCGGATCCACCGCGGCCGACGCCGTCGGGGACGCCGACGCGACGCTGACCGGTACCGAGTGGGCCGAGGGCGTGCACGAAGGCGGGCTTTCCTTTACCGGCGCGGGCCAGGCCGACCTCGGCGCACCCCTGCTGGACACCGGTGGCAGCTACAGCGCATCGGCCTGGGTCAAGCTGGACGAGGCAGGCGGCGGTTTCCAGACCGTCGTCAGCCAGGACACCGGGCAGCACAGCGCGTTCTTCCTGCAGTACTCCGGCCAGGACCAGCGCTGGGCGATGAGCTTCGTCGGGCTGCGGGCCCTCTCGCCAACCAAGCCGGAGCCCGGCCGCTGGTATCACCTGACCGGCGTGCGGGACGCCGAGGCCGGAACGCTGGAACTGTACGTGGACGGCGAGAAGGTGGACAGCAAGAGCGCCTGCTCCGCCGCGGGCTCCGGCGGGAACACCGTCATCGGTCGTGCCGAGTACGGCGGCCAGCAGGTCGACTTCCTGCACGGCGATGTGGACGACGTCCGCCTGTTCGACCGGGCCCTCTCCGCCGAGGAGGTGGCCGAGCTCGCCGCCGCAGGCGAGTGA
- a CDS encoding MarR family transcriptional regulator: MSSKQLSHRRQTVAVKQALRGLNNQLSLFTHRVAGRVRLKDIDLDCLDLIGRHGPLSPSAIARRAGLHPATVTGILDRLEQGGWITRERKPDATDRRAVTVEPLPGRNAELFGLFAGMNAAMDEICANYTATELELIAGFLRRTTNAGHDATDALASY, from the coding sequence ATGAGTTCCAAACAACTGTCTCATCGACGGCAGACTGTCGCCGTCAAGCAGGCGCTGCGGGGCCTCAACAACCAGCTCTCGCTGTTCACCCACCGGGTGGCCGGCCGGGTCCGCCTCAAGGACATAGACCTGGACTGTCTCGACCTGATCGGCAGGCACGGCCCACTCAGTCCCAGCGCCATCGCCCGGCGAGCAGGCCTGCATCCCGCCACCGTCACGGGTATCCTCGACCGGCTCGAACAGGGCGGGTGGATCACCAGGGAACGCAAACCGGACGCCACGGACCGGCGCGCCGTCACCGTCGAACCGCTACCCGGCCGCAACGCCGAACTGTTCGGCCTGTTCGCCGGGATGAACGCCGCGATGGACGAGATCTGTGCGAACTACACCGCGACCGAACTCGAGCTGATCGCCGGCTTCCTGCGCCGAACCACCAACGCCGGACACGACGCCACCGACGCGCTGGCAAGCTACTGA
- a CDS encoding AhpC/TSA family protein, whose product MHLNSVARRHDEITAAGVREVVVFHSPVEAILPHQGQLPFDAIADPDYRLYREFGVEFSLRAVLDPRAWTAWLKPQAWRAGLREVRDPGGKWFSIRGASMLGMPAELLIEPDGHVLAAKYGTHANDQWSVDDILRLASAPRRK is encoded by the coding sequence GTGCACCTGAACTCGGTCGCCCGTCGGCACGACGAGATCACGGCGGCGGGGGTCCGCGAGGTCGTGGTGTTCCATTCGCCGGTCGAGGCGATACTGCCGCACCAGGGTCAGCTCCCGTTCGATGCGATCGCCGACCCGGACTACCGGCTCTACCGCGAGTTCGGTGTGGAGTTCTCGCTGCGGGCGGTACTGGATCCACGGGCGTGGACCGCCTGGTTGAAGCCGCAGGCATGGCGCGCCGGCCTGCGCGAAGTGCGTGATCCGGGCGGGAAGTGGTTCTCGATCCGGGGCGCCAGCATGCTGGGAATGCCCGCGGAGCTGCTCATCGAGCCGGATGGGCACGTGCTCGCCGCCAAGTACGGCACGCATGCCAATGATCAGTGGAGCGTCGACGACATACTCCGTCTGGCCTCGGCACCGCGGCGGAAGTAG
- a CDS encoding DoxX family protein, with translation MHTAYLIVTILAIAANAFSGIVALTRFKPILPRMAAVGVPESWLVFPIGTLKTAGALGLLAGLLGMPLVGIAAAIGLVLFWVCAVHTHLLAGDDSPRSFVPGGLFLSLAVGSLTLGIAAL, from the coding sequence GTGCACACCGCCTATCTGATTGTCACGATTCTGGCCATCGCGGCCAATGCCTTCTCCGGCATCGTCGCACTCACGCGGTTCAAGCCGATACTGCCTCGGATGGCCGCGGTCGGCGTGCCCGAGTCGTGGCTGGTGTTCCCGATCGGGACGCTGAAGACCGCGGGTGCCCTCGGCCTGCTGGCCGGGCTGCTGGGGATGCCGCTGGTCGGCATCGCCGCGGCGATCGGCCTGGTCCTGTTCTGGGTCTGCGCAGTGCATACACACCTGCTCGCCGGCGACGATTCGCCGCGATCGTTCGTCCCCGGTGGACTGTTCCTCTCCCTTGCCGTCGGCTCATTGACACTGGGGATCGCTGCCCTATGA
- a CDS encoding FAD-dependent monooxygenase — protein MLDLLRDALPADTVHPGVEVTDVDRAGTVRWNGGEVEADLVVGADGIHSTVRTVCWPDHPGAAYCGSTGFRAVIDLPGRRELSGFIGKGVEVGLVPLTGEQLYWYVAERAPRGTRHDDGRAHLLQQFAAWPEPIPELIERTPAHAILQHDLLALGSHLPSYVSGRVALLGDAAHAMPPFLGQGGCQAIEDAVVLAASLAQPDVEAGLREYDRRRRPRSQAIARQSARAGRMGSQLANPIAVAVRNTAIRLLPSAMTARAAVKPAQWSAPTIGTG, from the coding sequence TTGCTCGACCTTCTTCGCGACGCATTGCCTGCGGACACGGTGCATCCCGGTGTCGAGGTCACCGACGTGGACAGGGCGGGAACTGTGCGGTGGAACGGCGGCGAGGTCGAAGCGGACCTCGTGGTCGGAGCGGACGGTATCCACAGCACGGTCCGCACGGTGTGCTGGCCGGACCACCCAGGAGCGGCCTACTGCGGCAGTACGGGGTTTCGTGCGGTCATCGACCTGCCCGGCCGGCGAGAACTGTCCGGCTTCATCGGCAAGGGCGTCGAGGTCGGGTTGGTGCCGCTGACCGGCGAGCAGCTGTACTGGTACGTCGCCGAGCGGGCACCCCGAGGCACCCGGCACGACGACGGGCGAGCGCACCTGCTGCAACAGTTCGCCGCGTGGCCGGAGCCGATCCCGGAGTTGATCGAGCGCACCCCGGCGCACGCGATCCTGCAGCATGACCTGCTCGCGCTCGGCTCACACCTGCCCAGCTACGTCAGCGGCCGGGTCGCACTGCTCGGCGACGCCGCACATGCGATGCCTCCCTTCCTGGGACAGGGTGGATGCCAGGCCATCGAGGACGCCGTCGTGCTCGCCGCGTCACTGGCCCAGCCCGACGTCGAAGCCGGACTGCGCGAATACGACCGACGTCGCAGACCCCGCAGCCAAGCGATCGCACGGCAATCCGCGCGTGCTGGGCGGATGGGATCACAACTCGCCAACCCGATCGCGGTCGCGGTACGCAACACCGCGATCCGGCTGCTGCCATCCGCGATGACCGCTCGCGCCGCCGTGAAACCCGCCCAGTGGTCGGCCCCCACCATCGGCACCGGCTGA